A section of the Subtercola frigoramans genome encodes:
- a CDS encoding helix-turn-helix domain-containing protein, producing MAHDLSDVRFLTVAEVADMMRVSKMTVYRLVHSGDLPAIRFGRSFRVPETAVVAAIGTPAVDSAAADSRTAPSAESA from the coding sequence ATGGCACACGATCTGTCAGACGTGCGATTCCTGACCGTTGCCGAGGTTGCAGACATGATGCGGGTATCGAAGATGACCGTGTATCGGCTGGTGCATTCGGGAGACCTTCCGGCAATCCGATTCGGCCGGTCGTTCCGGGTCCCCGAGACGGCCGTGGTGGCCGCCATCGGCACACCTGCGGTCGACTCGGCGGCCGCCGACAGCCGGACGGCGCCTTCGGCAGAGTCTGCCTAG
- a CDS encoding 30S ribosomal protein bS22 has product MGSVIKKRRKRMAKKKHRKLLRKTRHQRRNKK; this is encoded by the coding sequence GTGGGTTCAGTAATTAAGAAGCGTCGTAAGCGCATGGCGAAGAAGAAGCACCGCAAGCTGCTTCGTAAGACTCGTCACCAGCGTCGCAACAAGAAGTAG
- a CDS encoding HAD family hydrolase, producing the protein MTEATATSSIAFIDIDNTLVRGATVYLVGLGAWRLKLLTARDVASFVWQQARFMAVGENMRHTETAKNRTLQMLTGHTEDELRRLGQEVYRRRIQARLRPEVLTRARLHLARGDQVWLLSTTADIVAQVLAEELGFTGARGTQFETVDGAFTGRLDGPMLHAGEKATVAAIIASGANIDLRQCWAYSDSSNDLPLLSAVGHPVLVHPDRALTEHARLARWPILRPSERHRRVLAPNQHKKRQASRA; encoded by the coding sequence ATGACCGAGGCGACGGCCACATCTTCGATAGCGTTCATCGACATCGACAACACGCTGGTGCGAGGCGCCACGGTGTATCTGGTCGGCCTGGGGGCGTGGCGCCTGAAACTGCTCACCGCCCGCGACGTGGCGTCGTTCGTCTGGCAGCAAGCCAGGTTCATGGCGGTCGGTGAGAACATGCGCCACACCGAGACAGCGAAGAACAGAACGCTTCAGATGCTCACCGGGCACACCGAAGACGAGCTGCGTCGTCTGGGACAGGAGGTCTACCGTCGACGTATCCAGGCCAGACTCCGGCCAGAGGTCCTCACCAGGGCGCGTCTGCACCTCGCCAGAGGCGACCAGGTCTGGCTGCTCTCCACTACCGCAGACATCGTGGCGCAGGTGCTCGCAGAGGAGCTCGGATTCACGGGAGCGCGGGGCACACAGTTCGAGACCGTCGACGGAGCGTTCACCGGGCGCCTCGACGGGCCGATGCTCCACGCTGGCGAGAAGGCAACCGTGGCGGCGATCATCGCCAGCGGAGCGAATATCGACCTCCGGCAGTGCTGGGCCTACTCCGATTCGTCCAACGACCTGCCACTGCTCAGCGCAGTCGGGCATCCGGTGTTGGTGCACCCCGACCGCGCCCTGACCGAGCACGCGCGCCTCGCCCGGTGGCCCATTCTGCGCCCGTCAGAACGGCACAGGCGAGTTCTCGCACCGAATCAACACAAAAAGCGCCAGGCTTCGAGAGCCTGA
- a CDS encoding glutaredoxin family protein encodes MAHAELTLIGKPGCHLCDDARTVIAEVTESLRGNPGSPSITLAEVSILDDQALFDEHVEDIPVVLINGRIHTFWRVDPARLATALLGVR; translated from the coding sequence GTGGCGCATGCTGAACTCACCCTCATCGGAAAGCCGGGCTGTCACCTCTGCGACGATGCGCGTACGGTGATCGCGGAGGTCACGGAGTCGCTTCGAGGCAATCCCGGATCGCCATCAATCACGCTGGCCGAGGTTTCGATCCTCGACGACCAGGCCTTGTTCGACGAGCATGTCGAAGACATCCCGGTTGTGCTCATCAATGGCCGAATCCACACCTTCTGGCGGGTCGACCCGGCCCGTCTCGCCACCGCACTGTTGGGAGTCCGATGA
- a CDS encoding Dabb family protein: MIRHIVTFSLSAESAEKRAEQAAWAGEQLISLVPLIPQILALSIVHDVRHEAGNADFALIADYADQAALDAYQVHPDHVRVSSSIKPLVATRLAIDFDV, encoded by the coding sequence ATGATCCGGCACATAGTCACCTTCAGCTTGTCCGCCGAGTCGGCCGAGAAGCGGGCGGAACAGGCGGCCTGGGCCGGCGAACAGCTCATCTCGCTGGTGCCTCTCATTCCACAGATCCTCGCGCTCAGCATCGTGCACGATGTTCGCCACGAGGCAGGCAATGCCGATTTCGCGCTGATCGCGGACTATGCCGACCAGGCGGCGCTCGACGCGTACCAGGTACATCCCGATCATGTTCGGGTCTCCTCCTCCATCAAGCCCCTCGTTGCGACGCGACTGGCCATCGACTTCGACGTCTGA
- a CDS encoding UPF0758 domain-containing protein gives MKNSRVSLWAVAPEDRPREKLARLGPAGLSDAELVALVLGSGLRGVNVLDSARLLLEQSGGVQELMGLTVRELRQLIGVGAATAGRLVAVAELWRRAHDPPPGPAVETATDLVRAIRAQVEVDSVSRSGFGDHVDEAPPATYLVITDAELRLRWVLALATSDDETIAAFASRVLHEVLFRGGSAFAVAWLSSEGFSDDSEARAAHDVLRIASATVGLTFLSALVVTGPSWQAL, from the coding sequence ATGAAGAACTCTCGTGTCTCCCTCTGGGCGGTCGCGCCCGAAGACCGGCCACGCGAAAAGCTGGCTCGCCTCGGGCCGGCCGGGCTCAGTGATGCAGAGCTGGTAGCGCTCGTGCTCGGCTCGGGTCTCCGAGGCGTCAACGTACTCGACAGTGCCCGGCTGCTGCTCGAGCAGTCCGGGGGCGTGCAGGAGCTCATGGGATTGACCGTACGCGAGCTCAGGCAGCTGATCGGCGTCGGGGCCGCGACAGCGGGTCGTCTTGTCGCCGTCGCCGAACTCTGGCGCCGGGCCCACGACCCACCGCCCGGACCGGCGGTTGAGACGGCAACCGATCTTGTGCGTGCGATTCGTGCGCAGGTCGAAGTGGATTCGGTCAGCCGCTCGGGTTTCGGCGACCACGTGGATGAGGCCCCGCCAGCGACCTACCTCGTGATCACCGACGCCGAGCTTCGCCTTCGATGGGTGCTCGCACTCGCCACGAGCGACGATGAGACCATTGCGGCATTCGCCTCGCGGGTGCTGCACGAGGTGCTCTTTCGTGGTGGCTCTGCCTTCGCGGTCGCTTGGCTGAGCTCGGAGGGGTTCTCCGATGACTCCGAGGCGCGCGCGGCCCACGATGTGCTCAGAATAGCGTCGGCGACCGTCGGCCTGACTTTCCTGTCGGCGCTCGTGGTCACCGGTCCGAGCTGGCAGGCGCTCTGA
- the aspS gene encoding aspartate--tRNA(Asn) ligase, which translates to MTDRVLIKDLPALADGPVSVSGWVETVRDQKKVQFVVLRDESGAVQLVNPRNSDDQGVVIADQPATTISALTQGSFVSVTGRLKHDERVKLGGIEVKLETLTVASTAIAETPIAVDSGIDKRMDWRFLDLRVPRNALIFRIQTTLEHAFRTYWIDNDYIEIHTPKLMGSPSESNAELFKLDYFDTTAYLAQSPQFFKQMAQAAGFGKVFDIGPVFRADPSFTSRHATEFTGVDTEISWIDSHEDVMHMQEELLAAGIAAVKEKHGEQIKALFDIDVVVPTVPFPRIPLLEAKRIVAERGHIVDRNDDDMDPEGERQIAAYVEETYGHEFVFLTDYPTSIRPFYHMRSDEDPTITKSYDLIFRGTEITTGAQREHRVDVLEAQAIEKGLDPEELAYYFDFFRYGMPPHGGFGMGLARVLMLLLHQGNLREVTYLFRGPTRLTP; encoded by the coding sequence GTGACTGATCGCGTACTCATCAAAGACCTCCCCGCCCTGGCCGATGGCCCCGTCAGTGTCTCGGGGTGGGTGGAGACGGTTCGCGACCAGAAGAAGGTGCAGTTCGTCGTGCTCCGCGACGAGAGCGGGGCGGTTCAGCTGGTGAACCCGAGAAATTCGGATGATCAGGGTGTCGTCATCGCCGACCAACCGGCCACCACGATCTCAGCTCTCACCCAGGGCTCGTTCGTCTCGGTGACCGGCCGGCTCAAGCACGACGAGCGGGTCAAGCTCGGCGGTATCGAAGTGAAGCTCGAGACCCTGACTGTGGCCTCGACGGCCATCGCCGAAACGCCGATCGCCGTAGACAGCGGCATCGACAAGCGGATGGACTGGCGGTTCCTCGACCTGCGGGTGCCGCGCAATGCGCTCATCTTCCGCATCCAGACGACGCTCGAGCACGCCTTCCGCACGTACTGGATCGACAACGACTACATCGAGATCCACACCCCGAAGCTCATGGGCAGCCCCTCGGAGTCGAACGCCGAGCTCTTCAAGCTCGACTACTTCGACACGACCGCCTACCTGGCCCAGAGCCCGCAGTTCTTCAAGCAGATGGCGCAGGCCGCCGGCTTCGGCAAGGTCTTCGACATCGGCCCGGTCTTTCGTGCCGACCCGTCGTTCACCTCGCGCCACGCGACCGAGTTCACCGGCGTCGACACGGAGATCAGCTGGATCGACAGCCACGAAGACGTCATGCACATGCAGGAAGAACTGCTCGCCGCCGGCATCGCCGCGGTGAAGGAGAAGCACGGCGAGCAGATCAAAGCACTGTTCGACATCGACGTGGTCGTTCCGACGGTTCCATTCCCCCGCATCCCCCTGCTCGAGGCGAAGCGCATCGTCGCCGAACGAGGGCACATCGTCGATCGCAACGACGATGACATGGATCCGGAGGGCGAACGGCAGATCGCCGCGTACGTCGAGGAGACCTACGGGCACGAGTTCGTGTTCCTCACCGACTACCCCACGAGCATCCGCCCGTTCTATCACATGCGTTCCGACGAAGACCCGACGATCACGAAGAGCTACGACCTCATCTTTAGGGGCACGGAGATCACCACCGGCGCCCAGCGCGAACACCGTGTCGACGTGCTCGAAGCGCAGGCGATCGAGAAGGGCCTCGACCCCGAGGAGCTTGCGTACTACTTCGACTTCTTCCGCTACGGAATGCCGCCCCACGGCGGGTTCGGCATGGGGCTCGCTCGCGTGCTCATGTTGTTGCTGCACCAGGGAAACCTGCGTGAGGTCACCTATCTCTTCCGTGGGCCGACCCGCCTGACCCCGTAG
- a CDS encoding histidine phosphatase family protein, with protein MVASQIHLVRHGEVFNPEHVLYGRLPGFGLSDLGRQIAQSAADELAERNRPVSALFASPLQRAQESAEPLSAAFGLEIQTEPRIIEPTNKFEGMSPQMRNAALRRPQNWSWVANPFKPSWGEPYKSITNRMIAALHDAYDSVDSGDVVMVSHQLPIWATHLEITGQRLWHDPRRRRCNLSSITSFERVGGIFLEVGYEDPAADLLALATDDGAV; from the coding sequence GTGGTAGCCAGCCAAATTCATCTCGTCCGTCACGGCGAGGTCTTCAATCCCGAGCATGTGCTCTATGGGCGACTGCCCGGCTTCGGGCTCTCAGACCTCGGCCGGCAGATCGCACAGTCGGCAGCCGACGAACTCGCAGAGCGAAACCGTCCGGTCTCCGCCCTCTTCGCTTCGCCGCTGCAGCGCGCACAGGAGTCTGCCGAACCCCTGTCTGCTGCCTTCGGCCTCGAGATCCAGACCGAACCGCGCATCATCGAACCCACCAACAAGTTCGAGGGCATGAGCCCGCAGATGCGCAACGCAGCGCTGCGCCGGCCACAGAACTGGTCCTGGGTCGCGAACCCGTTCAAGCCGAGCTGGGGCGAGCCGTACAAGAGCATCACGAACCGGATGATCGCTGCCCTGCACGATGCGTACGACTCCGTCGATTCGGGCGACGTCGTCATGGTGAGCCACCAGCTGCCGATCTGGGCGACCCACCTCGAGATCACCGGGCAACGACTGTGGCACGACCCTCGCAGGAGGCGCTGCAACCTGTCGAGCATCACCTCGTTCGAGCGCGTCGGCGGCATCTTTCTCGAAGTCGGCTACGAAGACCCCGCGGCAGACCTCCTGGCGCTGGCCACCGACGACGGGGCGGTGTGA
- a CDS encoding TlpA disulfide reductase family protein, giving the protein MPDSLFTRILSARTSRRLRAFGAALALAGLLAGCSSDTWAKQYAAGDSKQYIAGDGTVTEIAAENRGTPVSFTATTESGTSVGSSQYLGQVLVLNFWYAGCAPCRAEAPALQTLSAKYADKGASFLGVNVRDQADTALSFEKSFGITYPSVIDTDGGVQLALAGLVAPNAVPTTLVIDKQGRVAARILGQTTEPSILDTLISGAVAETN; this is encoded by the coding sequence ATGCCTGACTCACTCTTTACCCGAATCCTGTCGGCGCGCACCTCGCGTCGCCTGCGTGCGTTCGGCGCTGCACTGGCATTGGCTGGGCTGCTCGCCGGCTGCTCGAGCGACACCTGGGCCAAGCAATACGCGGCCGGCGACTCGAAGCAGTACATCGCCGGCGACGGCACCGTGACCGAGATTGCCGCAGAGAACCGTGGCACTCCCGTCAGCTTCACGGCCACCACGGAATCCGGAACGTCCGTAGGCTCCTCGCAGTACCTGGGCCAGGTGCTCGTTCTGAACTTCTGGTACGCCGGGTGCGCGCCCTGCCGGGCCGAAGCACCCGCTCTGCAGACCCTCAGCGCGAAATACGCCGACAAGGGAGCGAGCTTTCTCGGTGTGAACGTGCGCGACCAGGCCGACACCGCCCTCTCGTTCGAGAAGTCGTTCGGCATCACCTATCCGTCGGTCATCGACACCGACGGGGGTGTGCAGCTGGCCCTCGCAGGGCTTGTCGCGCCCAACGCCGTGCCGACGACACTCGTGATCGACAAGCAGGGCCGGGTCGCCGCACGGATTCTGGGCCAGACCACCGAGCCGAGCATCCTCGACACCCTCATCAGCGGCGCTGTCGCTGAAACGAACTGA
- a CDS encoding cytochrome c biogenesis CcdA family protein, whose translation MVNPFADAVLNGQLLVAIPIAMLAGLVSFASPCVLPLVPGYLAYVGGLSEPGERSNRRRVLLGISLFVLGFSLVFVAASTLFGALGVWLLVWGDVITRVLGVIVILLGLVFIGQFSFMQRTFKPSWRPATGLAGAPILGIVFGLGWTPCIGPTLGAIQALSLSGGSAWSGALLGLFYCLGLGIPFLLVALGLNWVTHSIAFLKRHIRFINILGGAGLVVIGVLMVSGLWTAWTYQLQAVITGFVPAI comes from the coding sequence GTGGTGAACCCGTTCGCCGACGCCGTGCTCAACGGCCAGCTCCTCGTTGCGATTCCCATCGCCATGCTGGCCGGGCTGGTCTCGTTTGCTTCGCCGTGCGTGCTGCCGCTCGTTCCGGGCTACCTGGCGTACGTCGGCGGCCTGAGTGAGCCGGGGGAGCGTTCGAATCGCCGCAGGGTGCTTCTGGGCATCAGCCTCTTCGTTCTCGGCTTCTCCCTGGTCTTCGTGGCGGCATCGACGCTGTTCGGAGCGCTCGGCGTGTGGCTGCTGGTCTGGGGCGACGTCATCACCCGGGTGCTTGGTGTCATCGTGATTCTGCTCGGACTGGTGTTCATCGGGCAGTTCAGCTTCATGCAGCGCACCTTCAAACCCTCATGGCGACCGGCGACGGGGCTGGCTGGTGCCCCCATTCTCGGCATCGTGTTCGGGTTGGGCTGGACCCCGTGCATCGGCCCGACACTCGGTGCAATCCAGGCGCTCAGCCTCAGCGGCGGCTCTGCGTGGAGCGGCGCCCTCCTGGGGCTGTTCTACTGCCTGGGTCTCGGCATTCCCTTCCTCCTGGTGGCGCTCGGGCTCAACTGGGTCACGCACTCCATTGCATTCCTGAAGCGGCATATTCGTTTCATCAACATTCTCGGGGGAGCAGGGCTCGTCGTGATCGGTGTTCTCATGGTCAGCGGTCTCTGGACCGCCTGGACCTACCAGCTGCAGGCGGTGATCACAGGTTTTGTCCCGGCCATCTGA